Below is a window of Mucilaginibacter sp. PAMC 26640 DNA.
TCATTGATTTGATTGACGATACCAGTGAAATTTCAAAAGCTTTGACAGCTAACAGCGTGACTATAAAAGATATTACGGAGGCATCTGGAGTTGCACTGCTGTTTGAGAATAAAATTACTTGTTTGGGAAAAACCCCCGGCGAGACCCAAATACTTGAAATTAATAAATGGCTGCTAAGCAATATGGACGATGTGGTTTATAACACTAACCGGTTCCCAAAGTTTTACAAACCCGCGGTAAAATTTAGCGGTGTAGCCAGCGGGATTTTAGCCTGTATAATCTCCCGCGAATTTAAGGAGATGATCATATGGTTTAAAACCGAATTACTGGAAAATATAGAATGGGCGGGCAACCCGGAAAAGCCTGTTGAAATTAGCAACGAGGGCGTAACCGTAATAAGTCCAAGAAAATCATTTGAAAGCTGGACAGAAACAGTAAGGCATACTTCCGCAAAGTGGGCCCGTGCCGAGGTAACATCGGTTATAAAAATGCGCGAACATATCCTATATGCTATAAAGCGTAAGGCAAACGAAATACGGATGCTTAACGAAAAATTAGTATTGGCATATGAAGAGCTGGACACTTTCAGCTATACCGTATCACATGATTTAAGAACTCCCTTATCATCAATAAAAAGCTATTCGGAATTGCTGCTGAACAATGACAACCTGGATGATAGTGCAAAAAAACTGTTGGAACGCATAAGGAAGTGCACAGATAAAATGGGGGTATTGATCACCGAGATCTTAAATTATTCACGGGTTGGGCAAAGTGAAGTGCAAACTAAGGTCATTGATATGAAAAGTTTACTTGAAGAAGTGAAATTGGATATTACCGAATCGATTAAAACGGGTATAGACTTTATTATTAACGATACACCCGAAGTATCGGGCGACCCCACAATGATTAAACAGGTATTTAACAATTTGATAGGCAATGCTGTTAAATACGCCGGCAAATCCAAACCATCAAGAGTTGTAGTGAGCGGTGCCGTACTCAAAAAAGAAACGGTTTATTCCATTGCAGATAACGGAATAGGGATCGATTCAAGATATCACCACAAAGTTTTTGAATTATTTAAGCGTATGGAAAATGCACAGGACATTGAGGGTACAGGGGTGGGCTTAGCGATCGTAAAAAAAATAATTGAAAAGCACAAAGCGCGAATTTGGTTTGAAAGCAAGTTGGGGGAAGGTACCACCTTTTACGTAGCGTTTAATAAGTCGCCATGAGCATAATGGTAAATAGTGATGTTGAATTGCACATAAATAGTAAACAAACACCCCATAAATGAAGAAAATACTTATTCTGGAAGATGATTATGATACCGGCGAAATAGTTGAAATAGCGCTTAACGGCATGTATGAGATTTTATTAAAACGAGATTGCCTCAACCTGCAGGAAGTACTATCAGCGTTTTTACCCGACATGATATTGATGGATAACTTTATACAATTTGGGAATGCTAAAGGTATAGTTGATGGTTTGCGTGCTAACGGGTATAAAATTGATATTCCAATCGTGTTATTTTCTGCCCACAGCGATGTTGCAGAACTTGCTGCCGAAATTGGAGCAGTTGATTATTTAGCAAAACCTTTTGAACTGGAAGATCTATATAGTTGCCTAAACAGGATTTTGACCCCGGAACAACCTTCTCAGTATAAGCCCTATAAAAACACTTTGCTATTACCAAAACCTCCTCCGAGTTAAATTAATGGCGCAGAATTAAATTATTACAGCATAATTTACAATCCCACAAGCTGCGCTTCCCTTTATTCAACTCGCTGATTGATAAAATTTTAATATAATTAATCAAATATCACTTATAACTATGATTGAGCATCGCGGAAATACTGTTGAGTACGTAATTAGAAAAAATGGCTATAGTATTAGCACTTTGGCTGCCGGAATGGGTGTCAACCGGAGATCGGTTTACAACTGGTTCAATAATAAACTGTTAAAATCAGTTATCATATACAAAATTGGTTGTCTTATTAATCATGATTTTTCGAAAGAATTCCCTGATTTATTTAAAGGCGCCGATTTTAATAACCCCGAAAACAAGTTTAAACCATCCAAATATTTAGTGGATGCTAAAAATTCAA
It encodes the following:
- a CDS encoding histidine kinase, with product MENFLVDLTNCDKEPIHILGMIQSHGFLTSVQISTGLVNYVSENISPYINEHPGELLGKDLLYLANALHLNTPGSQFLFNQLVNTGYNKKIVESLSPYYVELAGKPYNIILALDDRNLIIEFEVVINDEFDSEKVIGASVSKILLGSSLQAILHNAAREIKKIIKYDRVMIYEFGDEGHGKVTAEEKNDDLEPFLNLYYPASDIPRQARELYKINLTRIIADVNTEPSRIITSKNEEIPLDLTHAELRAVSPMHIQYLKNMGVQSSFSISLICKGQLWGLVACHNYSPKFINFNARSAAKLIGQILSSAIEFRHHEESMEKFEVLDKASTQLIDLIDDTSEISKALTANSVTIKDITEASGVALLFENKITCLGKTPGETQILEINKWLLSNMDDVVYNTNRFPKFYKPAVKFSGVASGILACIISREFKEMIIWFKTELLENIEWAGNPEKPVEISNEGVTVISPRKSFESWTETVRHTSAKWARAEVTSVIKMREHILYAIKRKANEIRMLNEKLVLAYEELDTFSYTVSHDLRTPLSSIKSYSELLLNNDNLDDSAKKLLERIRKCTDKMGVLITEILNYSRVGQSEVQTKVIDMKSLLEEVKLDITESIKTGIDFIINDTPEVSGDPTMIKQVFNNLIGNAVKYAGKSKPSRVVVSGAVLKKETVYSIADNGIGIDSRYHHKVFELFKRMENAQDIEGTGVGLAIVKKIIEKHKARIWFESKLGEGTTFYVAFNKSP